A portion of the Osmerus mordax isolate fOsmMor3 chromosome 22, fOsmMor3.pri, whole genome shotgun sequence genome contains these proteins:
- the LOC136966362 gene encoding fidgetin-like, translating into MQWTPEHSQWAEQHFDISSTTRSPAHKAEAYRGQLQRGAAATYQYSWANDDISALTASNLLKKYAEKYSGILELPYSEGLGGGRKGEGEAWQEGVYPMGCVPEGLSVRKGGVAADVGAGLCSSPGLASSALTEPSYSNSSCGSHAPSALHPSALAPSQEYGPGYSGSYLHPGYGSQTTAPGLPSPLHSSSLLQPPPPPAHPTLVPAYNAGSPNLSSYNYPPAGYPTQSSVGPGYSPGGAPPPSSYLPSGIAAPTPLPPSSALPGYPYQSHNLPPITPTPLSSSPANSLKRKAFYMTGQGEMDSSYGNFGYSQARGAPDSPMFRIGDSNGGEGSGFDRSSEKSSLPFNPQKQSMSSEQQSRKFSGQTSGPLTPPSYSSSSTLGAARSADSLASFASPSLSEQGAEEHRLHLSHALSASASSSSRPAEEQLRSSDPHLLDMVTSEILQQGPPVDWSDIAGLEQAKATLKEEVLWPMLRPDMFNMAAAPRCVLLFGPRGTGRTLLGRCLASHMGAPFLQLSGSTLATKWLSDGEKILRASFLVARCRQPSVLFISEVDMLLSAQLSDESPVTRLKAELLTQLEALLLGQADDGAGQVLVVCSTSKPQDMDEGLRRYFGRRVLVPLPDLSARHQLVSQLLSQSQHKFCLSEEELVLLVQRTEGFSGLDVARLCQEALLGVLHSSAQGMDIAGIMQGGAMRSLTFQDFDSVFCKFQPSISQKEIDTYTEWNKMFGCGQ; encoded by the coding sequence ATGCAGTGGACCCCAGAGCACAGCCAGTGGGCGGAGCAACACTTCGACATCTCCTCCACCACGCGCTCGCCGGCCCACAAGGCCGAGGCGTACCGGGGGCAGCTGCAGCGCGGCGCCGCCGCAACCTACCAGTACTCCTGGGCCAACGACGACATCTCGGCGCTCACCGCCTCAAACCTGCTGAAGAAATACGCTGAAAAGTACTCTGGGATACTGGAGCTGCCGTACTCCGAGGGTCTGGGCGGGGggcggaagggggagggggaggcctgGCAGGAGGGCGTGTACCCCATGGGGTGTGTCCCCGAGGGGTTGTCGGTGAGGAAGGGGGGCGTGGCGGCCGATGTGGGCGCGGGTCTGTGCAGCTCTCCTGGTTTGGCGTCCAGCGCCCTGACAGAGCCCAGCTACTCCAACAGCAGCTGTGGGAGCCacgccccctccgccctccaccCGTCTGCCCTCGCCCCCTCTCAGGAATACGGGCCCGGCTACAGCGGCTCCTACCTCCACCCTGGCTACGGCTCCCAGACCACGGCCCCTGGCCTTCCCTCCCCGCTGCACAGCTCCAGcctcctgcagcctcctcctccacccgctCACCCCACCCTGGTCCCCGCCTACAACGCGGGGTCCCCAAATCTCTCCAGCTACAACTACCCCCCGGCGGGTTACCCTACCCAAAGCTCGGTGGGACCTGGATACAGCCCTGGAggggctccccctccctcctcctacctcccgtCAGGCAtcgctgcccccacccccctgccaccctcctccgccctcccagGTTACCCCTACCAGTCCCACAacctcccccccatcaccccaacTCCGCTCAGCAGCAGCCCCGCCAACTCCCTGAAGAGGAAGGCCTTCTACATGACtgggcagggagagatggattcCTCCTATGGTAATTTCGGCTACAGCCAGGCGAGGGGGGCTCCAGACAGCCCCATGTTCAGGATAGGAGACTCCAACGGCGGGGAAGGCAGCGGGTTTGACAGGAGCTCTGAGAAGTCGTCCCTGCCGTTTAATCCCCAGAAGCAGTCCATGTCCTCCGAGCAGCAGTCCAGGAAGTTCAGTGGGCAGACGTCAGGGCCCCTGACCCCTccgtcctactcctcctcctccaccctggggGCAGCGCGATCCGCAGACTCCCTGGCCAGCttcgcctccccctccctgagtGAGCAGGGTGCAGAGGAGCACAGGCTCCACCTCTCCCACGCCCTCTcggcctccgcctcctcctcctccaggccggcCGAGGAGCAGCTGAGGAGCAGCGACCCTCACCTCCTGGACATGGTCACCTCAGAGATCCTCCAACAGGGCCCCCCGGTGGACTGGAGTGACATCGCAGGCCTGGAGCAGGCCAAGGCCACCTTGAAGGAGGAGGTGCTGTGGCCCATGCTGCGCCCTGACATGTTCAACATGGCCGCCGCCCCTCGCTGCGTGCTGCTGTTCGGGCCGAGGGGCACCGGGCGAACGTTGCTGGGCCGCTGCCTGGCCAGCCACATGGGGGCGCCGTTCCTCCAGCTCAGCGGCTCCACGCTGGCCACTAAGTGGCTGTCGGACGGGGAGAAGATCCTGCGGGCGTCCTTCCTGGTGGCACGCTGTAGACAGCCTTCCGTCCTCTTCATCAGCGAGGTGGACATGCTGCTGTCGGCCCAGCTCAGCGACGAGAGCCCCGTCACCCGGCTGAAGGCCGAACTCCTGACCCAGCTAGAGGCTCTCCTCCTGGGGCAGGCGGACGACGGCGCCGGCCAGGTCCTGGTGGTCTGCTCCACCAGCAAGCCCCAGGACATGGACGAGGGGCTGCGCAGGTACTTCGGCCGTCGGGTCCTGGTGCCGTTGCCGGATTTGTCGGCCCGGCACCAGTTGGTGAGCCAGCTCCTGTCCCAGTCCCAGCACAAGTTCTGCCTGAGCGAGGAGGAGCTGGTCCTGCTGGTCCAGCGCACAGAGGGCTTCTCTGGCCTGGACGTGGCACGGCTCTGCCAGGAGGCGCTGCTGGGCGTGCTTCACTCCTCAGCGCAGGGCATGGACATCGCGGGCATCATGCAGGGAGGCGCCATGAGGTCACTCACCTTTCAAGACTTCGACAGCGTCTTTTGCAAATTCCAGCCCAGTATATCACAGAAAGAGATCGACACGTACACTGAGTGGAACAAGATGTTCGGTTGCGGCCAGTGA